Proteins found in one Micropterus dolomieu isolate WLL.071019.BEF.003 ecotype Adirondacks linkage group LG10, ASM2129224v1, whole genome shotgun sequence genomic segment:
- the scml4 gene encoding sex comb on midleg-like protein 4 isoform X1, with amino-acid sequence MRLRGGRDFKPDSHLKLTHPLPPPAPVAWLPGVLSKGVRLRLRLDRSDDRGRGCWQLVNLEAESQKVGRRLRSQAPDFCVQGLMSTLSAGSEMQTPALGPQFIAGPQGKVPGRKRGRPPIRKLEFQSHYVEPLLPLKVPKKRGRKPGFKLKPRMVMSPLANSPPSSTPEPEMGSLPQDAAIVPHSATPQVLTAETPMPDDFLCDPPVDSKRYAVDPSDSAFNVMTSQYPPKHSYGFRGSSCSTPMGLCRQASSPGSFQEGNRNAYSPMPDTGEYKRPAGKDPSSWGVDEVVRFIKDADPQALGPHAEAFRKHEIDGDALLLLKSEMMMKYLGLKLGPALKLCYHIDRLKQNRL; translated from the exons ATGAGGCTGCGAGGAGGCCGGGATTTCAAACCTGACTCCCACCTGAAACTAAcccatcctcttcctccccctgcTCCTGTTGCCTGGTTACCCGGCGTCCTCAGCAAGGGCGTACGCCTTCGTCTGCGTTTGGATCGCAGTGACGACCGGGGGCGGGGCTGCTGGCAGCTGGTGAACCTGGAGGCAGAGTCACAGAAAGTTGGGCGGAGACTGAGGAGCCAGGCCCCTGACTTCTGCGTGCAAG gtCTGATGAGTACCCTGTCTGCCGGCTCAGAGATGCAGACCCCTGCTCTTGGCCCCCAGTTCATAGCGGGCCCCCAGGGTAAGGTACCTGGCAGGAAGAGAGGACGGCCTCCTATTCGTAAGCTGGAGTTTCAGAGTCACTACGTCGAGCCTCTGTTGCCTCTCAAGGTCCCGAAGAAGAGAGGCAGGAAACCTGGCTTTAAG CTGAAGCCCAGGATGGTGATGTCCCCACTAGCTAACTCTCCTCCCAGCAGCACACCAGAGCCCGAGATGGGCTCCCTTCCACAGGATGCTGCTATAGTCCCCCACTCTGCCACACCACAAGTCCTAACAG CAGAGACACCAATGCCTGATGACTTCCTATGTGACCCACCAGTGGACTCCAAGCGCTACGCTGTAGATCCCAGCGACTCTGCCTTCAATGTCATGACATCACAGTACCCACCAAAGCACTCCTATGGTTTCCGTGGCAGCAGTTGCTCTACTCCAATGGGCTTGTGCAGACAAGCGTCGAGCCCAGGAAGCTTCcaggaaggaaacaggaatg CTTACAGTCCGATGCCAGACACTGGAGAGTACAAGCGTCCTGCTGGTAAGGACCCGTCCAGCTGGGGTGTTGACGAGGTTGTTCGGTTTATCAAAGATGCTGACCCCCAGGCCCTGGGACCCCACGCTGAGGCATTCAGGAAGCAT GAGATAGACGGAGATGCTCTGCTCTTGCTGAAAAGTGAGATGATGATGAAGTATCTGGGACTCAAGCTGGGACCTGCGCTCAAACTCTGTTACCACATTGACAGGCTTAAACAGAATCGTTTGTGA
- the scml4 gene encoding sex comb on midleg-like protein 4 isoform X2, which yields MRLRGGRDFKPDSHLKLTHPLPPPAPVAWLPGVLSKGVRLRLRLDRSDDRGRGCWQLVNLEAESQKVGRRLRSQAPDFCVQGLMSTLSAGSEMQTPALGPQFIAGPQGKVPGRKRGRPPIRKLEFQSHYVEPLLPLKVPKKRGRKPGFKLKPRMVMSPLANSPPSSTPEPEMGSLPQDAAIVPHSATPQVLTETPMPDDFLCDPPVDSKRYAVDPSDSAFNVMTSQYPPKHSYGFRGSSCSTPMGLCRQASSPGSFQEGNRNAYSPMPDTGEYKRPAGKDPSSWGVDEVVRFIKDADPQALGPHAEAFRKHEIDGDALLLLKSEMMMKYLGLKLGPALKLCYHIDRLKQNRL from the exons ATGAGGCTGCGAGGAGGCCGGGATTTCAAACCTGACTCCCACCTGAAACTAAcccatcctcttcctccccctgcTCCTGTTGCCTGGTTACCCGGCGTCCTCAGCAAGGGCGTACGCCTTCGTCTGCGTTTGGATCGCAGTGACGACCGGGGGCGGGGCTGCTGGCAGCTGGTGAACCTGGAGGCAGAGTCACAGAAAGTTGGGCGGAGACTGAGGAGCCAGGCCCCTGACTTCTGCGTGCAAG gtCTGATGAGTACCCTGTCTGCCGGCTCAGAGATGCAGACCCCTGCTCTTGGCCCCCAGTTCATAGCGGGCCCCCAGGGTAAGGTACCTGGCAGGAAGAGAGGACGGCCTCCTATTCGTAAGCTGGAGTTTCAGAGTCACTACGTCGAGCCTCTGTTGCCTCTCAAGGTCCCGAAGAAGAGAGGCAGGAAACCTGGCTTTAAG CTGAAGCCCAGGATGGTGATGTCCCCACTAGCTAACTCTCCTCCCAGCAGCACACCAGAGCCCGAGATGGGCTCCCTTCCACAGGATGCTGCTATAGTCCCCCACTCTGCCACACCACAAGTCCTAACAG AGACACCAATGCCTGATGACTTCCTATGTGACCCACCAGTGGACTCCAAGCGCTACGCTGTAGATCCCAGCGACTCTGCCTTCAATGTCATGACATCACAGTACCCACCAAAGCACTCCTATGGTTTCCGTGGCAGCAGTTGCTCTACTCCAATGGGCTTGTGCAGACAAGCGTCGAGCCCAGGAAGCTTCcaggaaggaaacaggaatg CTTACAGTCCGATGCCAGACACTGGAGAGTACAAGCGTCCTGCTGGTAAGGACCCGTCCAGCTGGGGTGTTGACGAGGTTGTTCGGTTTATCAAAGATGCTGACCCCCAGGCCCTGGGACCCCACGCTGAGGCATTCAGGAAGCAT GAGATAGACGGAGATGCTCTGCTCTTGCTGAAAAGTGAGATGATGATGAAGTATCTGGGACTCAAGCTGGGACCTGCGCTCAAACTCTGTTACCACATTGACAGGCTTAAACAGAATCGTTTGTGA